Below is a window of Stygiolobus azoricus DNA.
CTATGTTACTCTTAGACACCCTATACGTCTTGCCATCAACTACCACTGTGCCTTGGCCACTGTTCACCTTTGCTTTTAATATCTTTCTTCCTAACTCCTTGTTCAGGTCTACTATCTTTATTACTATTTGGTCTCCCGCTTTGACCGGCTCCATCCACGCTAAACGACTGAATACACCACTCCTCGTGCCCTCCTCCTCTTCCCCTTCCTCCTCAACCGTCTCTTTGGATACCCGTGCTAGCCACCAGTTCCCGACTAGTGGTGTCTGCCTACCACAGTGTGGGCATCTTATCTCCCATGTGCCTATGTATACCGCTACGTCATCATCGTATAGCTCTCTGATGTCTGGGTCTTCTTGTAGCTTCTTGGCTACCCACTCGCCCCAGCGTTCCACATCCTTTACCAGCTTCTCACCTAGGCCACGCTCAACGGCCCACTTAGGGTATTCTAGCACCGCCTTGAGTAACACGTAGGCTGTGGGTAGCAGCTCGACAGCCACTACTTCCCCCACTCCGAGCCTGACCGCCTCAAGGGGTATACTTCCAAATCCCGCGAAGGGATCCAAAAGTCTGGCTCTGCTAAGCCTCTCCCTCCACTTTGGCGTTATTAACGGATTCTTCCTATGAGCAACACTCTCGGTAAGGTGCAGGTTATACTTAAACTCGAGCGAGTTAGTATCTGCTGGTAGCAACGCCCCAGCAACAACTGACCTAGCCCCAGCCAAGGGCTTCCTTGTCCACCAGAACACCATCTCCCAATAGGGTGGACGACCACCACCCTGCTTCTCCTTAGAAGAAGCCTCATTAACAACATCAGCCGGGAACCCAGGGGCCTCGATGAACCTCCTATCCTCTCTACTACTCACGATCATCACCCTTCACGCATTTGTCTATTATCTCTTTTCTCTCGTTCTGTTTTCTACTGCTCTGCCTCATGGTATAAAGTAGGAGTAAGTTTACGTCCCTCTTGGTCTGCAATAACGCGAGAAGGTTGTTAATTGTGGTTTTGCTTACAGCATGCTTGGACTCTTCATCCTCATCCTCTGAAGTAGGAGGGGTTTCGCCTCTAGATGGCTTTTGCTGTATGCCTTTTCCACCACCTGAAGCAGAAATAGGTTTGTATGCTGAAATTGCTATCTCAGTGGCGATATCTAACAAGTTTGTGTTTGCTTTAGTATCTTGCGTCATGAGATCCTCTGTCTTTATAGACATTAATAAACTTTAGTTTTCCTCAGTTGTTCGAATCTTGTTAGTAAAGGTTCTACTCTTCGATTAGGAATAACATCTGAGGGGAGTCGAGAGGGTAAGAGAGTCTTTGAAACTAAGCACCTCAATTCGTCATTGTCGTTCTAAGAATTGCTGGAGGAACATGAAAATACCTCGTTAACCTCTTTGATCTTAGCATGTAATTGATTGAGTAGCAGTATATCCAGAGATTGTATATTTTTTCTAGATAAATCCCCTAATGACTTATTTTTATCCCTTCGTTAATTTTGGGGTTGTTAAAGGGGTTGACTACGTTCTATACTAGAGAAAAAATTTAAAAATGAAATTTTGTATTAATATAATTAATATATAAAAAGTTAATATATAAAAAAAGAAGATTTATTCCTTATTTAAAGCCTCTGAGGTAAAAACCATAGATAACATCATTACTTAAAGATAAACTAAGAGCATATACAAATGCAATAAACCTAGGAAATGAATTAATTAATAAAAATAGTTAAATCAGTATATAAAAGGACTTGAACATTTTTTCAGATAAAATCCCCTAATGACTTATTCTTATCCTTCGTTCACAGTTGTCAGAGTGATCGGAGAAAAAATTTAAAGTCTAGAAGGTAAATGTCTAAAGGGGTGATAAATTGGGTCATCACCACCTAGGACTTCTAATAGCTAAGTTATTAAAGGATGCATCTCAAGCAGCTGCACATGAAATGAGAAAAGAAAAAGAAAATAAACAAAATCAGTCAGCTCCATAACAAAAACACCATTACCCTCACTACGTTATGATCAGCTTATTACTCCCAATTTCATTTTCTCTAATTCATGAAGTGCGGAATTCAGTTGGACGAGGATGTTTCCAAACTCCCGCTGGAAGACCTAAACGTTTACAGAGTAGTCTTCACAGACGATAATTTACACGTCAGGATCGATATAGACGGAAAGTCCACATATTTTTCCGTGACTAACGGTAAAGTAATCATACACAGCAAGGAGTTATTTAACATAATTAAGGACTCCGACTTTAGTAACTGCGATGTAAATACCATAATAGACGTAATCCTAGACGAGGTAGTCTATTACTTGGGTACAAAGAGGACAGAACTCTTCCGCAAGTTCGACGATCTCTTCGAGAGGATAACTGAGGGGGAGGTGAAAGACGTAGGAGAGATGAAAGACCTAAGGAGGGAGATCCAAACGCTTTACTCCGACTCATCCTCATTATTTTACGTAGCTAAAAAGCTCTCCAAATTCATAAGTAAGGACACCTTGGATAACATATCTTTCGCTTACGAGAGGTCTGAAATCCTTATTACAAGGTCAGCGGATTTGTACAATATCTACTTAACAGAAGTCCAAAACGAGTTAAACATCATAATAAAGAAGCTCACGTCTATTTCCTTCATATTTTTACCAATTACAGCCATTGCCAGTCTGTACGCTGTGTCTTATTCATCTTTACCCTCAAGCCTGGACTCAATTAATACGGTATACTTTCTCACTCCACTAGTGGTCTTGGGAATAATACTGACGCTGTACTTAAAGAAGATAAATTGGTTATAAACTTTAGCATTATATGACACTTTGCAGAAGGATGCATACACTACACGCAAAATTCGTACGCCAGTAGACTTGTAACTTTTAGTTCAATTATGCATCGAGAGAAACAGAAAGTGGTAAAAAACATTTGTTTATATAACAAATTGCCATTTAAGTTACACAGATCACGAGTTCTGTTAAAAGGGAATAATCAGTCACCCTAAATGTACTAACTGACTCTTAACAACCACCGACAGATGTTTCCAAGAGCTTGTCCTAGAAGTTTCATCTCTCAGCACCTTGTCAACTATCGCTTACACTCGTATTAGTAAAAGAAAAAATTAAAAGAATGCCATCGGGTATGCCACTACCGTTATTATTTTTATTTACTGTACCTTTATTCAGTTTAGGGACTTGAAGAAAAAAGTCTCTTTCCTTCAACTTCTATAACCCGCTTCAGTAAACACTATCTCCACTCGTAACATCTTCACCAATAACCTCTCCGCCAGTTCCCTCTCCTCTTCATTAAGCGATGAAAACCCATCAATTAACACTAAGTATATTAAGTGCCAGACGTCATCCTTTTTCTTCATACAGTGCATAACGTAGTGCTTCACACGCTTTTTGCATAGACTACAATAGTTATTTCTGTGTATCTTTATGAAGTGGGATCTGAGGGCTTTGAGGTCTTTGAAGACCTTACCACACTCAGGACACCTATAGGCCATCTTTGACACCATTCAAAATAAGGAAGAACTGAAAGAGAAGAACGGTTATAAACTTTATATATAAACTTTACTATACGTAAATACCAAGTAAGGAAGAACTGAAAGTAAAACCCTCAACGATCCGTGTAATTTGTATTCCTTCTACGAGAACCAAAAGGATTTCCTTAGTATCATAGAATTTTCATATTAAGAAGAATGCGGAATTTGATGTGAAGGTTGAGAAATGCGTGAAGATTATGCAAAGGTGAGGAGAGAGTTGAAGTATTAAGGAACAAAAATATTTTAGCGAGAGTAAGAGGACTGTGTTGGAAAAGGACCCTAATACTAAATTACTCCTCTTCGGGAGTATCGTTAGGGGGCTGAATCCTTTTTCATAACGAATGAAGTCTTTTTATATTCATTGAAATTAATTTCGTGAAGAGGATGATGAGAAGTAAGTAAGCTG
It encodes the following:
- a CDS encoding magnesium transporter CorA family protein, with protein sequence MKCGIQLDEDVSKLPLEDLNVYRVVFTDDNLHVRIDIDGKSTYFSVTNGKVIIHSKELFNIIKDSDFSNCDVNTIIDVILDEVVYYLGTKRTELFRKFDDLFERITEGEVKDVGEMKDLRREIQTLYSDSSSLFYVAKKLSKFISKDTLDNISFAYERSEILITRSADLYNIYLTEVQNELNIIIKKLTSISFIFLPITAIASLYAVSYSSLPSSLDSINTVYFLTPLVVLGIILTLYLKKINWL
- a CDS encoding C2H2-type zinc finger protein → MAYRCPECGKVFKDLKALRSHFIKIHRNNYCSLCKKRVKHYVMHCMKKKDDVWHLIYLVLIDGFSSLNEEERELAERLLVKMLRVEIVFTEAGYRS